The DNA segment CTGGTTGCCTGCTGCTGACCATGCTTGCCGAATGCCCCGGGGCCAGGGGATGGGGCCTCGACCGCTCCGCCGAAGCGCTGATGGTGGCAGACGCCAACGCCGCTGCGCTGCAATTGAAGGAACGCGTGCGTTTTTTAAAGGTCGATTGGAACCAGCCCGGCTGGGCTGAAAGGCTCGGTGCCTTCGACCTCATCCTCGCCAACCCGCCTTATGTCGAGGCAGAGGCGGAACTCGATGCATCGGTGCGCGACTTCGAGCCCGCCGGGGCGCTGTTCGCGGGGGCGGACGGACTCGATGCCTATCGTTGCCTCATCCCGCAGCTTCCGCACCTGCTCGCAGACCAGGGAGTGGCGGTTGTAGAGATCGGGCACCGCCAGGCCGCTGCGGTGACAGCGATCGCGGCGCGCGCGGGCTTCTCCGTGACGGTTCTCCAAGATCTCGCGGGCCGCGACCGTGCGCTGGTGATGCGGATAAATCGCTTGGCAAAGCGTGGCTAAGCCATTACCTCTGCGTCTTGACCGGCGGAACGGCACTATCGCCTTCCGATGCGGTCAGGCTCCGACACTAGCATATTCCGGGTCGCGCAGGGTTGCGCTCGCGGGAATGGCAAGAGGCGCCGCCGGGCCGGCGGCAGGGGTCATGCGATGGACTGGCGGGCATAGCGGCCCGGACGGCATCGCCTGGACGGGGAACGGACTTCCTTTGAACAACAATCGCAATCAGAACAATCGGCGTCGCGGCCGCGGCAATCGCAGTCAGGGCGGCGGGGGCGGCGGCAACCAGAGCAACCGGATCGACAGCCGCGCCCGCGGCAATGCGCCCCAATTGCTCGAGAAGTATCGCAAGCTTGCCGAAGACGCGCATCGCAACGGCGACCGGGTGCAGGCCGAGTACTATCTCCAGTTCGCGGACCACTATTTCCGCGTTATTGCCGACAACCGCGCCCGCATGGACGATCAGCGCGGGCCCGATCGGCAGGACATGCGCGGCCCCCGACGCGACGAGCGCGACATGGACGAGTTCGACGGCGAGTTCGACGAGGAGCGCGAAGAGCGCCAGCGCTTCGAACCGCGCGAGGCGCGCCGCGACCGCCCCCGTCAGCGCCCCATGATCGAGGGCGGAGAGGAGGGGGTTCGGAGCGAGGCCAACGAGGGCCCCGCCTTCGAGCCCGAGGACAACCCCTTCACCCGTGATCTGCGAGCACCCGGCGAGCCGCGCGAGGATGCGCCGCGCCGCCGCGCCCCCCGCCCGCGCCGCGAGGCGAACGGCAGTGGTCACGGCAATGGCACTGTCCGGCCGGAAATGGCTGAGCCGGCCGGGTTCGATCCCTCGCTGCTGCCGCCCTCTTTCTCCGCGAGCGAGACCTATGCCGAGAGCGAAACCGCCACGGACAGCGATGGGGAGAGCGGCGAACCCGCCCCCCGCCGCCGCCGCAAGCGCGGCGAAGGCGGCACGCTGAGCGCCGTCGGCTAGGTCTCAACCGCCGTTCGCGAACCGCGGGCCTCGGGCGCTACCTCGCACGCCATGCAGCGGCTTGCCGCCTTATTGGACCGCTTTCCCAGGTTGGCGGCGCTCTTTTTCGGAGCGCTCGCTGCGACGGGCTTCCCGCCGCTCGCGCTCTGGCCATTCGGCCTCGTCGGTATCGCCGGTTTCGGCTGGCTGATTTGGCGAAGCGAGACCTGGCGCCGGGCGGCGCTGATCGGCTGGCTCTTCGGCGTCGCGCACTTCACGGTCACCAACAACTGGATAGCGACCGCCTTCACCTATCAGGCGGAAATGCCCGCCGCGCTGGGCTGGGCGGCGGTGCCCTTGCTCTCGCTGTATCTTGCGGTTTTCCCTGCCATCGCCGCGGGCTTTGCCAAGGCCCTGGCCCCCCGCGCCGGGCTTGCCGGGTTCGCGCCCGTGCTCGGCGCCGGATGGATCCTGGGCGAATGGCTGCGGAGCTGGGTCTTCACCGGCTATGCCTGGGGGCCGTTGTCGCTGATGCTGGTGGGCCCCGCCGCCCGGCCCGGCGCGGCGCTGGCGCTGCCGCTGACGGGAACCTACGCGCTTTCCGGTCTGCTGGTCTGCCTCGTCACGCTGGCCCTTGCCGGCGCCATGCAAGGACGCTGGGCGCTCGCCGCCGCGCCGCCGGCACTGATCGCTTTGGGCATGGTCTGGCCCGCCGCTGCGGCGCGCGAAGGCACGCTCCCCTTCACGCTCGTCCAGCACAATCTGCGGCAGGAGGAGATGAACGACGCATCGCGTTACGAAGACCAGTTCCAGCGCCTTGCCGCGCTCTCGCGCCCGCGCGAGGCCGCGGCACGCCGGCTGGTGCTATGGCCCGAAAGCGCGGTGCCCGATTATCTCGAGCCGGGCTATCCGCAGCGCTATTACGACACCATGACGGTTGCGGGCGATCCCGCTTTCGCCCGCCGCCGCATCGCGCGCACCGGGGGGGCGGGGGCGCTGGTGCTGACGGGCGCCGTCAACCTCCAGATCGGCAATGAGAATGGCCGCCGCATTGCGACCGGCGCGTATAATTCGGTGCTGGCGATCGGCGCGGACGGGCGCATCGCCGGTCGCTACGATAAGGCCCATCTCGTCCCCTACGGCGAATATCTGCCGATGCGCGGGCTGCTGGAGCCGTTGGGCTTATCGCGGCTGGTGGCGGGCAGTCTCGACTTCCTGGCGGGCCCGGGTCCGCGCACGCTGGCGCTCGGGCCCTGGGGGCGGGCCGGCATCCAGATCTGCTACGAGATCGTCTTCTCCGGACGAGTCGTCGATGGTGCCAATCGCCCGGACTACATCTTCAATCCATCGAATGATGGGTGGTTCGGCGCCTGGGGCCCGCCGCAGCATCTGGCGCAGGCGCGGATGCGGGCGGCCGAGGAAGGCCTGCCGGTTCTGCGTGCCACCACGACCGGGATCAGCGCGGTGATCGACGCGCGTGGAGTAGTTCGCGCGTCCATCGGCATGGGACAAGCGCGCCGGATCGACGGGCACGTCCCCCCCGCCGCCGCGCCGACGCCCTTCGCTCGTCTCGGGGGCTGGATGACCGCGCTTTGGGGTTTGCTGATGCTCGCCGCGGGGCTGGTTGTCAGCCGGCGCGCCCGAGACTAGGGACCGTCATATAAAGCTATCCTTATATCGGAATATTTGACCCGTGCGCACCAGCTTCCTGTTCACCTCCGAAAGCGTTTCCGAAGGCCATCCAGACAAGGTTTCGGACCAGATCTCCGACGCCATCGTTGATCTCTTCCTCGCCAAGGACCCTGAAGCCCGCGTCGCGTGCGAGACGCTCACGACCACGCAGACGGTGGTCCTGGCGGGCGAAATCAGGGGCGCGGGAATCATGGACACCGCCGGCAATTGGGCCCCCGGCGTGGAGCAGGAGATCGAAGATACAGTGCGCGCGGTGGTGCGCGAGATCGGCTACCAGCAGGAAGGTTTCCATTGGGAAACGCTGCGCTTCGAGAACAATCTCCACCCTCAGAGCGCGCATATCGCGCAAGGGGTAGATGCCAGCGGCAACAAGGACGAGGGCGCGGGCGACCAAGGCATCATGTTCGGCTTCGCCTGCGATGAAACCCCGGATCTCATGCCCGCCACGCTCGACTACAGCCACAAGATTTTGGAGCGCATGGCTGCCGACCGCAAGAGCGGGGCGGCACCCTTCCTTGAGCCCGATGCCAAAAGCCAGGTGACGCTGCGCTACGAGAACGGCCGCCCGGTTGCCTGCACCGCGGTGGTGGTAAGCACGCAGCATGCCCCGGGCTACGACCAAGGCGAGGAGGAGGCCGAGCTCAAGACCTATGTCCGCCGGGTCGTGCGCGAGGTGCTGCCCGATGGCTTCCTGTCGGGCGACACGCAATGGCACATCAACCCGACCGGCAGCTTCGTCATCGGCGGGCCCGACGGCGATGCCGGGCTGACGGGGCGCAAGATCATCGTCGATACCTATGGCGGGGCGGCCCCGCACGGCGGCGGGGCGTTCAGCGGCAAGGACCCGACGAAGGTCGACCGCTCGGCCGCTTACATCACTCGTTATCTGGCGAAGAACGTGGTGGCCGCCGGGCTCGCCAAACGCTGCACCATCCAGATCGCCTATGCGATCGGGGTATCCGAGCCGCTCTCGCTCTATGTCGATACCCACGGCACCGCCGCGGACGGGGTAAGCGACGAGGCGCTCGAAAAGGCGATCCTGGGGTTGGACACTCTGGGGCGGCTGACCCCGCGCGCGATCCGCACGCATTTGGGGCTTAACCGCCCGATCTATCGTCCAACCGCCGCCTATGGACACTTCGGCCGCCGCGCCGATGGCGACTATTTCCCCTGGGAACGGACCGATCTGGCGGACGCGCTGAAAGCCGCGCTCCCGCGCTAGCCGTGTTCACCGAGCCGCGGGCTCGGGCGGTCCAGCGCGAGCTCGGCATCGGAAAAGGTGAACGGGCTGCGCAACCCGGGTACGCCGGCGAGGTCCACGCGCATCCCGCGCGCAACCGTCTGCGGATCGGCGAATACCTGCTCGATCGGATTGATCGGCCCCGCGGGAATGCCAGCCTCGGCGCAGCGGGAAAGCAGCTCCGTCTGGGAAAGCGCGCGGGTGCTCGCCGCGATGATCGCGTCGAGCTCCGCGCGGCCCGCAAGGCGGCCGGCATTGGTCGCGAAGCGCGGGTCGGCGAGCAGGTCCTCCCGATCCAGCACGCGGAGGAGCTTTGCGAAGAGCCCGTCGTTGGCTGGTGCCAGCACCACTTCGCCGTCGCTCACCGGAAACACGCCGTAGGCGCTGACCTGCGCGTGGCCATTGCCCATGCGGGGCGGGTTATCCCCAGTGGCGAAGTAGTGCGTCGCCTGGCTCGCGAGGAGCCCGACCGAGCAATCGAACAGCGCCATGTCGACATGCTGCCCGCGTCCGGTCCGCGCTCGCATCGCCAGCGCCGCCTGTATGGCGATCACGCTGTAGAGCCCGCAGGCAAGGTCGCTGGCGGAAATGCCCATCTTCATCGGCTGGCCATCGGGCTCGCCGGTCAGCGCCATGAAGCCGCTCATCGCCTGGATCACGAAGTCATATCCCGCCTCGCCGCTACGTGGGCCGGTTTGGCCGAAGCCCGTGATCGAACAATAGACGAGGCCCGGATTGGCGCCGGCAAGGCTTGCATTGTCCAGCCCGAAGCGGCGGAGGGTGCCGGTTTTGAAGTTCTCGATCAGGACGTCCGCCCCCGCAGCAAGCGCTCGCACTTGCGCGAGGTTGTGTGGATCGGTGAAATCGGCGACGATCCCGCGCTTCCCCCGATTGGCGGAATGGTAATAGGCCGCCGCGCGTTCGCCCTCATGCTCGATCCACGGGGGACCCCATTGCCGCGTCCCGTCCCCCTGCGGCGCTTCGACCTTGATGACGTCCGCGCCGAGATCGGCGAGCACCTGCCCCGCCCACGGGCCGGCGAGCACGCGCGCGAGTTCGAGCACTTTCAGCCCTGCGAGGGGCGCGCGCGGGTTACGCGGTGCGCCCAGCCACTCGGCGCTCATCGCACAGGCGGCGGCGCGAGGCCCGCGGTGCGGAGGAAGGCGAGGCTGTCGGCGAAGACGGGCCCCTTGCCGCGGAAGGGTTTGGAAAGGGCCATCACCACTTCCTCGTGGTCGAGGCCTTCGTAGTTCCTGAGCTCGACCAAGCCCCCCACCTCCCGCATCCGTGCCGCGAGATTGATCGCGTTTTTCGGCCGCACAGTCTCGTCGCGAGTCGAGGTCACAAGCAGCAGCGGCGGCGCATCGGCCCGCGCGTAGTGGACCGGCTGCGTCTCGTGCGGCCGCGGCCAGGCCGACATCGCATCGATCGAGCGCTTCTTGTCGAAGGGGTAAAAGTCGTAGGGGCCCGAAAGCCCGATTGCCGCCTTCACATTAGCGGGGTTAGCTCCTGCCGCGCGCAGCCAGCGCGGGTCCAGCGCCAGCAGCACCGCGGTGTGCGCGCCCGCCGAGTGCCCGGCGAAAGCGATCCGTGCCGGGTCCCCGCCGTAGCGCCGGATACTCCGCTCGGTCCACGCGACCGCCTCCGCCCCATCTTCGATGAATGCGGGGAAGCGCACCTGCGGCACCTTGCGATAGTCGGGAACCACGACGACGTAACCGGCACGGGCGAAGGCGCGCGCGGCGAAAGCATAGGCCGCGCGGTCGCCCTTCACCCAGCCCCCGCCGTGCCACCAGATCAGTACCGGCCGCGCTGACTTGCTTGCCCCCGCCGGGGCCCAGACGTCGAGCTTCTGCCCGTGCGAGCCGAAAGGGAGACCCTCGGCCAACCGTTCCGTCCCGCCTCCGCCGCCC comes from the Qipengyuania sediminis genome and includes:
- the prmC gene encoding peptide chain release factor N(5)-glutamine methyltransferase encodes the protein MTIAEALRDAARRLGTDWARDEAELLMAHALGVTRSAMLLGRMRDPAPLAFAHMLERRLEDEPVAYIIGEAEFYGRRFAVTPDVLIPRGDSEAVIAAALDAAPAPSRILDLGTGSGCLLLTMLAECPGARGWGLDRSAEALMVADANAAALQLKERVRFLKVDWNQPGWAERLGAFDLILANPPYVEAEAELDASVRDFEPAGALFAGADGLDAYRCLIPQLPHLLADQGVAVVEIGHRQAAAVTAIAARAGFSVTVLQDLAGRDRALVMRINRLAKRG
- a CDS encoding DUF4167 domain-containing protein, giving the protein MNNNRNQNNRRRGRGNRSQGGGGGGNQSNRIDSRARGNAPQLLEKYRKLAEDAHRNGDRVQAEYYLQFADHYFRVIADNRARMDDQRGPDRQDMRGPRRDERDMDEFDGEFDEEREERQRFEPREARRDRPRQRPMIEGGEEGVRSEANEGPAFEPEDNPFTRDLRAPGEPREDAPRRRAPRPRREANGSGHGNGTVRPEMAEPAGFDPSLLPPSFSASETYAESETATDSDGESGEPAPRRRRKRGEGGTLSAVG
- the lnt gene encoding apolipoprotein N-acyltransferase, with the translated sequence MQRLAALLDRFPRLAALFFGALAATGFPPLALWPFGLVGIAGFGWLIWRSETWRRAALIGWLFGVAHFTVTNNWIATAFTYQAEMPAALGWAAVPLLSLYLAVFPAIAAGFAKALAPRAGLAGFAPVLGAGWILGEWLRSWVFTGYAWGPLSLMLVGPAARPGAALALPLTGTYALSGLLVCLVTLALAGAMQGRWALAAAPPALIALGMVWPAAAAREGTLPFTLVQHNLRQEEMNDASRYEDQFQRLAALSRPREAAARRLVLWPESAVPDYLEPGYPQRYYDTMTVAGDPAFARRRIARTGGAGALVLTGAVNLQIGNENGRRIATGAYNSVLAIGADGRIAGRYDKAHLVPYGEYLPMRGLLEPLGLSRLVAGSLDFLAGPGPRTLALGPWGRAGIQICYEIVFSGRVVDGANRPDYIFNPSNDGWFGAWGPPQHLAQARMRAAEEGLPVLRATTTGISAVIDARGVVRASIGMGQARRIDGHVPPAAAPTPFARLGGWMTALWGLLMLAAGLVVSRRARD
- the metK gene encoding methionine adenosyltransferase, with protein sequence MRTSFLFTSESVSEGHPDKVSDQISDAIVDLFLAKDPEARVACETLTTTQTVVLAGEIRGAGIMDTAGNWAPGVEQEIEDTVRAVVREIGYQQEGFHWETLRFENNLHPQSAHIAQGVDASGNKDEGAGDQGIMFGFACDETPDLMPATLDYSHKILERMAADRKSGAAPFLEPDAKSQVTLRYENGRPVACTAVVVSTQHAPGYDQGEEEAELKTYVRRVVREVLPDGFLSGDTQWHINPTGSFVIGGPDGDAGLTGRKIIVDTYGGAAPHGGGAFSGKDPTKVDRSAAYITRYLAKNVVAAGLAKRCTIQIAYAIGVSEPLSLYVDTHGTAADGVSDEALEKAILGLDTLGRLTPRAIRTHLGLNRPIYRPTAAYGHFGRRADGDYFPWERTDLADALKAALPR
- a CDS encoding CaiB/BaiF CoA transferase family protein; protein product: MSAEWLGAPRNPRAPLAGLKVLELARVLAGPWAGQVLADLGADVIKVEAPQGDGTRQWGPPWIEHEGERAAAYYHSANRGKRGIVADFTDPHNLAQVRALAAGADVLIENFKTGTLRRFGLDNASLAGANPGLVYCSITGFGQTGPRSGEAGYDFVIQAMSGFMALTGEPDGQPMKMGISASDLACGLYSVIAIQAALAMRARTGRGQHVDMALFDCSVGLLASQATHYFATGDNPPRMGNGHAQVSAYGVFPVSDGEVVLAPANDGLFAKLLRVLDREDLLADPRFATNAGRLAGRAELDAIIAASTRALSQTELLSRCAEAGIPAGPINPIEQVFADPQTVARGMRVDLAGVPGLRSPFTFSDAELALDRPSPRLGEHG
- a CDS encoding alpha/beta hydrolase, which encodes MLVIAFVLTAVTLAFLAPRSPPAWLSFADAVSGGGGGTERLAEGLPFGSHGQKLDVWAPAGASKSARPVLIWWHGGGWVKGDRAAYAFAARAFARAGYVVVVPDYRKVPQVRFPAFIEDGAEAVAWTERSIRRYGGDPARIAFAGHSAGAHTAVLLALDPRWLRAAGANPANVKAAIGLSGPYDFYPFDKKRSIDAMSAWPRPHETQPVHYARADAPPLLLVTSTRDETVRPKNAINLAARMREVGGLVELRNYEGLDHEEVVMALSKPFRGKGPVFADSLAFLRTAGLAPPPVR